The Oligoflexia bacterium DNA segment GCTGGAAATTTATTTCGACGATTGATACTCCCCGCTATTGTATTGCCGTTTATCATCGTCATTATGCAGTGGTGGTTAACGTATAAAAGTGGTGTCAGTCGAGCGTCAGGAGAGGTATTAAGCGTCGGCCTTAATATGGGGCTTTTTCTTTTTATTATTTGGAAAAGTTCAAAAGCGGTTTCAATAATTGATAATGAACGAAAACAAGCACTCTCATTTCTGAAAGAACGTTCTCATGCACTTGAGGTCAGTAAAGATCAACTCACACAATTTGCTTATGTTGCGTTTCAAAATCTTGAAGAACCATTGCGCATGGTCACAAGTTATACGCAACTACTTACGAAAAATTCATTTGCTAAATTTGACCAGAATTCTAAAAAATACGTGAACTATGTGCTCGATTCCGCCAGCATTATGAGAAATCTGGTTAATGATTTTTTAACTTATTCTATGGTTGAGGGAAATGCTGAAAAAAACCAAGCCATAGATTGTAATCAACTTGTTAAAGAATCAATCGACAAACTCACATCACAGTTAACTGAGACTCAAACTAAAATCACTTATACAAAACTTCCTATTATTTTAGGTAATCACCAACAACTACTCGAGTTGTTTCAAAAACTCATTGCCAGTTCTATAAAACTGGCAGACCCAACAACACCAGAGGTGAACATTTCATCTCAAGAGAACAAATATGAATGGGTTTTTTGGATTCATACAAACGGAAAAGGTCTTGATCCACAATTGACAAAAAAGTTCTTCGGCCTTTTTAGACATTCTCAGATGCGCGAAGAACATCCTAACTCGCCTATTAGTTTTGCGGTTTGTCGAAAGATTGTTGAAGGTCACGCTGGCCGAATTTGGGTTGAGTCCCATGGTCGTGATGGCAGCACGTTTTACTTCACCATTGCGCGAAACATTGACGCACAATCATCCTAAATACTTTGAAAATAAAAACGGGACCTAATGAGGCCCCGTTGCGTATACCATTTATAAAATAAATTATGGCATTTTTGTCATTGTGCAGGTTTCAGAAATATCACCTGAACCAGCTTGACCAGCTTGTGTTCCAAATACTACACCAGAGGTTTCAACTGTGAGTTTGCTACCCGTCAATTTGTAACCAACAAGTAGTGAAGCAGAGTAAGAATTAGCAGCTGCCATTTCACGACCTGAAGCACCGTAGATTAAGAACAGATTTTTTCCGTCTTTATCCCAATCAATGGTCGCCCAGATTGCACTGCTCTCTTTGCTGTCCATATCAATACCTGATGAAATTTTTGAAACAAGACTTGGAATCTCACCAGTAAATTCAGTGCAACCTTTTTGTGTGATGTTGATGGTTTTTGTTGAAGCTTGGTTATCACCATCTTTACAAACACCAGTCCATTTGCCTGTGAAGTTAGTACAAGCAGTAGGAATTTGCATTACGTTTCCTTCTGATTTTTTAAATTTAGCTTCAATTGTTTTTTTAACATCCAAACGTAATTGTTTGGTTATTGATGCTGCATTACCTACTACGGATACTAAAGTCAGCGCGATTGCTAAGCTAAGAACTTTCATGTTCTGCCTCCATAAATTGTTAAGTTAAGTTTAAATCCATTTATACCAACTCAATAAGACCTAGGTTTGAAATCGAAGTCAATAGGTTGATATCAAGTCTGTGGTCTAGATCTTTGAAAAGAAACGGCGCGTTTTTACCAAGCGGAATGTTCTTGTTTTTCAACAGAACGCATATAATTAATTACTGGCTTTAAAATTAAATGGATACTTCACTGTCGTAATCTCGGGCTTTTCTTTAACTGGGAATGTCCATTTTTTAAGTCTTTCCATGCAGCAATCTTCAACTTCAATAGATTCCAAAGTTGAACTCAATACCGATACCTTCTCAACTAAACCTTTGGTGTTAATATCCCACTGAAGAACTAAAGTGCCTTGAATAACCGGATTATTTCGCAAACCCTCGACATAACAACTTCGCATTTCATTCATATTCTTATTTACAACATCGCGGATGGAATCTGAATACCCTCGACTTTGTTGATGAGCGCAAGCACTCAAAAATATGAGAGTTAAAAGTATCAAAGTTTTAAACATCTCTACTCCAAAATAAAAAGCCGGCCTCCGTGTTGATAGAGGCCGGCTTATGAATCTTACTTACCTAAATTATTGCTTGAGTATCGTTGTTGGATCACCCAAGAGATTATAAACTTGAGAGTAATACGTAGCTTTTAATGGATATCCTTTTGTTACTGCATTAAGACCAAAAATATTTAACATTCCAGCAGTCTTAATTTTATCGCGGTAGAATCCATCAAAAAAAGCCTTTTGAAGGATATCGTCTTCATCCCAATAAGAGCTGTTGGTTGTACCAAAAAAACCGATACCACCACGAGCAGCTTTTAACCATGTTTCACCAAATGAGTCAGTAGAAGCACCGAAGGATCCGCTGATGCAGGCAAACGACATTACATAGGGGTTTGCCTCAAGGTGAGTAATATTTTGGATATCAGATTGTGTAAATCTTGGAGCATCCCAAAATGTTACAGCGCCATGGCCTGAATAAACAACAAAAGAACGGCCGTCGTTTACCGAACGAACCACATTGGCTTGCGTCGCCCTATGCGTAATTGCATAGAGAAGATCCCCTCCTGCTTGAGTATTATTAGGAAACATTCCCGTAACACCGGCAGTAGTTGAATAATTATTAATAACATAATTATGCGTACCTTCAGCAACAAGGTAGCGATCGTCGGTAGCGAGCCAAGCGATTTTCTTCATCCAGGCAGTATTTGTGAATTGGTTTTTTTCATAACGAACTAATTTTCCAACCACAACATCAAGCTCAGCCTTGTTTTTAATAGCCAGTCGACCCACAGCAACGTCAGGTGCAGTTTCATCGCCTATATATGAAACCTTATCTACTGAAGCGTAGAAACTATCGGTGTAATGACCATCAACGAAGTGCGCAGGAACATTCTCGATGTCACCAACAATCATAACGTGGGTGAGTGCTAGTTGCGCATTTGAAGCCAAGTACTGCTTACGAATCAAGTTTCTAACAGAGTCTGGTGTAGTTCCGATATTGGCCATGTGAACTGATTCAATATCAAACCCGCGAGTGCGCTTAGTTTCGATAAAGCTTTGAAGACTTGCACTGTTTTCAAGACCGCGCCCAACGATTAATAGAAATTTTGAGCGTGGAACAGACTTCGAGGTTGCGTAGTTCAGCACAGCTTCTGAACCCAGAATATCAAATTCTTGACCAGAAACTTTTACGTCTTGTGATACTTCACCCGTACCGCTGAGTTTTAGTTGCAATG contains these protein-coding regions:
- a CDS encoding AgmX/PglI C-terminal domain-containing protein, whose product is MFKTLILLTLIFLSACAHQQSRGYSDSIRDVVNKNMNEMRSCYVEGLRNNPVIQGTLVLQWDINTKGLVEKVSVLSSTLESIEVEDCCMERLKKWTFPVKEKPEITTVKYPFNFKASN
- a CDS encoding C25 family cysteine peptidase, which translates into the protein MRLSLLVIGLLITVQSHGGWFTLNKSSVVKEPQMKVITQGRDTFINVEVPGFNINKVSTIAGQFAEIQIPRHSFTSEIGAPQLPAIRFQVEIDSESASLEVVSSKTHSMAGQSTGIQGDVVPVQLPREKRAGVVVKFQKNESVYNKNALFPSQDARVISINSIRGHKVALIEVTPVKLNPVTRELEFVESLQLKLSGTGEVSQDVKVSGQEFDILGSEAVLNYATSKSVPRSKFLLIVGRGLENSASLQSFIETKRTRGFDIESVHMANIGTTPDSVRNLIRKQYLASNAQLALTHVMIVGDIENVPAHFVDGHYTDSFYASVDKVSYIGDETAPDVAVGRLAIKNKAELDVVVGKLVRYEKNQFTNTAWMKKIAWLATDDRYLVAEGTHNYVINNYSTTAGVTGMFPNNTQAGGDLLYAITHRATQANVVRSVNDGRSFVVYSGHGAVTFWDAPRFTQSDIQNITHLEANPYVMSFACISGSFGASTDSFGETWLKAARGGIGFFGTTNSSYWDEDDILQKAFFDGFYRDKIKTAGMLNIFGLNAVTKGYPLKATYYSQVYNLLGDPTTILKQ
- a CDS encoding ATP-binding protein, producing the protein MNKTLIAHMQLVSTVATGCVLALGALRLTGLFSQLRFMGIPTAICFILASISILLHKARRTPTRSRLGYLSALALTFFSSLVFLHSLGYIDLAHFDLYMIDTSEQMKDFRPVRFPPHAPLNFIFTGLALLLWDKRTQREARPTEFLACVIALVAALALAGYTGEAKPLHSAIGFFLTSIALLFARPDRGLMAHITEDSKAGNLFRRLILPAIVLPFIIVIMQWWLTYKSGVSRASGEVLSVGLNMGLFLFIIWKSSKAVSIIDNERKQALSFLKERSHALEVSKDQLTQFAYVAFQNLEEPLRMVTSYTQLLTKNSFAKFDQNSKKYVNYVLDSASIMRNLVNDFLTYSMVEGNAEKNQAIDCNQLVKESIDKLTSQLTETQTKITYTKLPIILGNHQQLLELFQKLIASSIKLADPTTPEVNISSQENKYEWVFWIHTNGKGLDPQLTKKFFGLFRHSQMREEHPNSPISFAVCRKIVEGHAGRIWVESHGRDGSTFYFTIARNIDAQSS